The Cyclopterus lumpus isolate fCycLum1 chromosome 12, fCycLum1.pri, whole genome shotgun sequence genome window below encodes:
- the fubp3 gene encoding far upstream element-binding protein 3 isoform X4, whose protein sequence is MMMMAELVQGQASVAQPGTKDDFADTIRRVRQMAAKMGGDQMPNMNSSPPVIDHSLYGFGGQKRSLDNGVGNHLGAMVHQRALATEDYKVPDKMVGFIIGKGGEQISRIQLESGCKIQIASDSGGMLDRPCTLTGSPENIDQAKRLLSEIVEQCRYGPGFHCDMDGSSIQQILIPANKVGLVIGKGGETIKQLQERTGVQMIMIQDDPMPTGADKPLRITGDPHKVQQARELVVKLIRDKDQGDFRVGRADFGSKMGGSSLDVVVPRFAVGIIIGRNGEMIKKIQNDAGVRIQFKQDDGVSPDRIAQVMGQPDHCHHAVHLINELVQTAQERDGFGGVIGRRGRSDCNMGSSGGLQEVTYAVPADKCGLVIGKGGETIKNIKEQSRAHVELQRNPPPNTDPNVRIFSIRGTPQQLEKARQLIDERIGGPGMGGNSSFGMNPYNQGPTTPPQQSGAQTFMTGGGWGTTFQIWQPQGQQQQQQQQQQQEHSQQNQAQSTAPEYNKSWGQTAGPGSQQTSNPDYNAWVDFYRQPMAYFNQGAQQTQAQGLQDH, encoded by the exons atgatgatgatggcggaGCTGGTTCAGGGACAGGCCTCGGTGGCTCAGCCCGGAACGAAAGATGACTTCGCAGACACGATACGCCGGGTTCGACAG ATGGCAGCCAAGATGGGAGGAGACCAGATGCCCAACATGAACAGTTCCCCTCCAGTCATAGACCACTCCCTCTATGGCTTTGGAGGTCAAAAACGTTCACTAGACAATGGAG tAGGAAACCACCTTGGTGCAATGGTACATCAAAG GGCTCTTGCTACAGAAGACTACAAAGTGCCTGATAAGATGGTGGGATTCA TCattggaaaaggaggagaacagATCTCAAGAATTCAGCTGGAATCGGGTTGTAAGATCCAAATTGCTTCAG ACAGTGGAGGCATGTTGGACAGGCCCTGCACATTGACTGGAAGCCCAGAAAACATTGA TCAGGCCAAGAGGCTGTTGAGTGAGATTGTGGAGCAGTGTCGGTATGGTCCAGGCTTTCACTGTGACATGGACGGCAGTTCAATCCAACAGATCCTCATCCCCGCTAACAAAGTTGGCCTTGTCATCGGCAAAGGAGGAGAGACCATCAAACAACTGCAG gagaggacaggagtgCAGATGATAATGATTCAGGATGACCCCATGCCCACTGGAGCAGACAAGCCCCTGAGAATCACTGGGGATCCCCACAAAGTGCAG CAAGCTCGTGAACTTGTGGTAAAGCTCATCCGAGACAAGGACCAAGGAGACTTCAGGGTTGGCAGGGCAGACTTTGGATCCAAAATGGGGGGAAGCAGTCTGGAT GTGGTTGTGCCCAGATTTGCTGTCGGCATCATCATCGGCAGGAACGGAGAAATGATCAAGAAGATTCAGAATGATGCCGGGGTCAGGATCCAGTTCAAACAAG ATGATGGAGTCAGTCCTGACCGAATTGCTCAGGTGATGGGCCAGCCAGACCACTGCCACCATGCGGTCCACCTCATCAATGAACTGGTTCAAACTGCTCAg GAGCGAGATGGATTTGGAGGTGTAATCGGACGTCGGGGGCGAAGTGACTGTAACATGGGGAGCTCTGGAGGACTGCAGGAGGTGACATATGCTGTTCCTGCCGATAAGTGTGGACTAGTGATTGGCAAAG GTGGAGAAACCATCAAGAACATCAAAGAGCAGTCTCGTGCCCACGTGGAGCTACAGAGAAACCCACCGCCCAACACCGACCCCAACGTGCGCATCTTCTCCATCCGAGGCACCCCTCAGCAGTTGGAAAAGGCCCGCCAGCTGATCGATGAGAGAATTGGG GGCCCAGGAATGGGGGGCAACAGCAGCTTCGGTATGAATCCCTACAACCAAGGACCAACCACTCCTCCTCAACA AAGTGGGGCTCAGACGTTCATGACTGGAGGAGGGTGGGGTACAACCTTTCAAATTTGGCAGCCTCaaggccaacaacaacaacaacaacaacaacaacaacaggagcaCA GTCAGCAAAACCAAGCCCAGAGCACTGCTCCTGAATACAACAAGTCTTGGG GCCAGACAGCTGGTCCTGGTTCTCAGCAGACCTCTAATCCTGACTACAACGCCTGGGTGGACTTCTACAGACAGCCCATGGCCTACTTCAACCAGGGCGCGCAGCAAACACAAGCCCAGGGCCTTCAG GATCATTAA
- the fubp3 gene encoding far upstream element-binding protein 3 isoform X1, producing the protein MMMMAELVQGQASVAQPGTKDDFADTIRRVRQMAAKMGGDQMPNMNSSPPVIDHSLYGFGGQKRSLDNGVGNHLGAMVHQRALATEDYKVPDKMVGFIIGKGGEQISRIQLESGCKIQIASDSGGMLDRPCTLTGSPENIDQAKRLLSEIVEQCRYGPGFHCDMDGSSIQQILIPANKVGLVIGKGGETIKQLQERTGVQMIMIQDDPMPTGADKPLRITGDPHKVQQARELVVKLIRDKDQGDFRVGRADFGSKMGGSSLDVVVPRFAVGIIIGRNGEMIKKIQNDAGVRIQFKQDDGVSPDRIAQVMGQPDHCHHAVHLINELVQTAQERDGFGGVIGRRGRSDCNMGSSGGLQEVTYAVPADKCGLVIGKGGETIKNIKEQSRAHVELQRNPPPNTDPNVRIFSIRGTPQQLEKARQLIDERIGGPGMGGNSSFGMNPYNQGPTTPPQQSGAQTFMTGGGWGTTFQIWQPQGQQQQQQQQQQQEHSHNGSQTSQMDWEQYYKKLGQQNQAQSTAPEYNKSWGQTAGPGSQQTSNPDYNAWVDFYRQPMAYFNQGAQQTQAQGLQDH; encoded by the exons atgatgatgatggcggaGCTGGTTCAGGGACAGGCCTCGGTGGCTCAGCCCGGAACGAAAGATGACTTCGCAGACACGATACGCCGGGTTCGACAG ATGGCAGCCAAGATGGGAGGAGACCAGATGCCCAACATGAACAGTTCCCCTCCAGTCATAGACCACTCCCTCTATGGCTTTGGAGGTCAAAAACGTTCACTAGACAATGGAG tAGGAAACCACCTTGGTGCAATGGTACATCAAAG GGCTCTTGCTACAGAAGACTACAAAGTGCCTGATAAGATGGTGGGATTCA TCattggaaaaggaggagaacagATCTCAAGAATTCAGCTGGAATCGGGTTGTAAGATCCAAATTGCTTCAG ACAGTGGAGGCATGTTGGACAGGCCCTGCACATTGACTGGAAGCCCAGAAAACATTGA TCAGGCCAAGAGGCTGTTGAGTGAGATTGTGGAGCAGTGTCGGTATGGTCCAGGCTTTCACTGTGACATGGACGGCAGTTCAATCCAACAGATCCTCATCCCCGCTAACAAAGTTGGCCTTGTCATCGGCAAAGGAGGAGAGACCATCAAACAACTGCAG gagaggacaggagtgCAGATGATAATGATTCAGGATGACCCCATGCCCACTGGAGCAGACAAGCCCCTGAGAATCACTGGGGATCCCCACAAAGTGCAG CAAGCTCGTGAACTTGTGGTAAAGCTCATCCGAGACAAGGACCAAGGAGACTTCAGGGTTGGCAGGGCAGACTTTGGATCCAAAATGGGGGGAAGCAGTCTGGAT GTGGTTGTGCCCAGATTTGCTGTCGGCATCATCATCGGCAGGAACGGAGAAATGATCAAGAAGATTCAGAATGATGCCGGGGTCAGGATCCAGTTCAAACAAG ATGATGGAGTCAGTCCTGACCGAATTGCTCAGGTGATGGGCCAGCCAGACCACTGCCACCATGCGGTCCACCTCATCAATGAACTGGTTCAAACTGCTCAg GAGCGAGATGGATTTGGAGGTGTAATCGGACGTCGGGGGCGAAGTGACTGTAACATGGGGAGCTCTGGAGGACTGCAGGAGGTGACATATGCTGTTCCTGCCGATAAGTGTGGACTAGTGATTGGCAAAG GTGGAGAAACCATCAAGAACATCAAAGAGCAGTCTCGTGCCCACGTGGAGCTACAGAGAAACCCACCGCCCAACACCGACCCCAACGTGCGCATCTTCTCCATCCGAGGCACCCCTCAGCAGTTGGAAAAGGCCCGCCAGCTGATCGATGAGAGAATTGGG GGCCCAGGAATGGGGGGCAACAGCAGCTTCGGTATGAATCCCTACAACCAAGGACCAACCACTCCTCCTCAACA AAGTGGGGCTCAGACGTTCATGACTGGAGGAGGGTGGGGTACAACCTTTCAAATTTGGCAGCCTCaaggccaacaacaacaacaacaacaacaacaacaacaggagcaCA GTCACAATGGATCCCAGACGAGCCAGATGGACTGGGAGCAGTATTATAAAAAGCTAG GTCAGCAAAACCAAGCCCAGAGCACTGCTCCTGAATACAACAAGTCTTGGG GCCAGACAGCTGGTCCTGGTTCTCAGCAGACCTCTAATCCTGACTACAACGCCTGGGTGGACTTCTACAGACAGCCCATGGCCTACTTCAACCAGGGCGCGCAGCAAACACAAGCCCAGGGCCTTCAG GATCATTAA
- the fubp3 gene encoding far upstream element-binding protein 3 isoform X3, with translation MMMMAELVQGQASVAQPGTKDDFADTIRRVRQMAAKMGGDQMPNMNSSPPVIDHSLYGFGGQKRSLDNGGNHLGAMVHQRALATEDYKVPDKMVGFIIGKGGEQISRIQLESGCKIQIASDSGGMLDRPCTLTGSPENIDQAKRLLSEIVEQCRYGPGFHCDMDGSSIQQILIPANKVGLVIGKGGETIKQLQERTGVQMIMIQDDPMPTGADKPLRITGDPHKVQQARELVVKLIRDKDQGDFRVGRADFGSKMGGSSLDVVVPRFAVGIIIGRNGEMIKKIQNDAGVRIQFKQDDGVSPDRIAQVMGQPDHCHHAVHLINELVQTAQERDGFGGVIGRRGRSDCNMGSSGGLQEVTYAVPADKCGLVIGKGGETIKNIKEQSRAHVELQRNPPPNTDPNVRIFSIRGTPQQLEKARQLIDERIGGPGMGGNSSFGMNPYNQGPTTPPQQSGAQTFMTGGGWGTTFQIWQPQGQQQQQQQQQQQEHSHNGSQTSQMDWEQYYKKLGQQNQAQSTAPEYNKSWGQTAGPGSQQTSNPDYNAWVDFYRQPMAYFNQGAQQTQAQGLQDH, from the exons atgatgatgatggcggaGCTGGTTCAGGGACAGGCCTCGGTGGCTCAGCCCGGAACGAAAGATGACTTCGCAGACACGATACGCCGGGTTCGACAG ATGGCAGCCAAGATGGGAGGAGACCAGATGCCCAACATGAACAGTTCCCCTCCAGTCATAGACCACTCCCTCTATGGCTTTGGAGGTCAAAAACGTTCACTAGACAATGGAG GAAACCACCTTGGTGCAATGGTACATCAAAG GGCTCTTGCTACAGAAGACTACAAAGTGCCTGATAAGATGGTGGGATTCA TCattggaaaaggaggagaacagATCTCAAGAATTCAGCTGGAATCGGGTTGTAAGATCCAAATTGCTTCAG ACAGTGGAGGCATGTTGGACAGGCCCTGCACATTGACTGGAAGCCCAGAAAACATTGA TCAGGCCAAGAGGCTGTTGAGTGAGATTGTGGAGCAGTGTCGGTATGGTCCAGGCTTTCACTGTGACATGGACGGCAGTTCAATCCAACAGATCCTCATCCCCGCTAACAAAGTTGGCCTTGTCATCGGCAAAGGAGGAGAGACCATCAAACAACTGCAG gagaggacaggagtgCAGATGATAATGATTCAGGATGACCCCATGCCCACTGGAGCAGACAAGCCCCTGAGAATCACTGGGGATCCCCACAAAGTGCAG CAAGCTCGTGAACTTGTGGTAAAGCTCATCCGAGACAAGGACCAAGGAGACTTCAGGGTTGGCAGGGCAGACTTTGGATCCAAAATGGGGGGAAGCAGTCTGGAT GTGGTTGTGCCCAGATTTGCTGTCGGCATCATCATCGGCAGGAACGGAGAAATGATCAAGAAGATTCAGAATGATGCCGGGGTCAGGATCCAGTTCAAACAAG ATGATGGAGTCAGTCCTGACCGAATTGCTCAGGTGATGGGCCAGCCAGACCACTGCCACCATGCGGTCCACCTCATCAATGAACTGGTTCAAACTGCTCAg GAGCGAGATGGATTTGGAGGTGTAATCGGACGTCGGGGGCGAAGTGACTGTAACATGGGGAGCTCTGGAGGACTGCAGGAGGTGACATATGCTGTTCCTGCCGATAAGTGTGGACTAGTGATTGGCAAAG GTGGAGAAACCATCAAGAACATCAAAGAGCAGTCTCGTGCCCACGTGGAGCTACAGAGAAACCCACCGCCCAACACCGACCCCAACGTGCGCATCTTCTCCATCCGAGGCACCCCTCAGCAGTTGGAAAAGGCCCGCCAGCTGATCGATGAGAGAATTGGG GGCCCAGGAATGGGGGGCAACAGCAGCTTCGGTATGAATCCCTACAACCAAGGACCAACCACTCCTCCTCAACA AAGTGGGGCTCAGACGTTCATGACTGGAGGAGGGTGGGGTACAACCTTTCAAATTTGGCAGCCTCaaggccaacaacaacaacaacaacaacaacaacaacaggagcaCA GTCACAATGGATCCCAGACGAGCCAGATGGACTGGGAGCAGTATTATAAAAAGCTAG GTCAGCAAAACCAAGCCCAGAGCACTGCTCCTGAATACAACAAGTCTTGGG GCCAGACAGCTGGTCCTGGTTCTCAGCAGACCTCTAATCCTGACTACAACGCCTGGGTGGACTTCTACAGACAGCCCATGGCCTACTTCAACCAGGGCGCGCAGCAAACACAAGCCCAGGGCCTTCAG GATCATTAA
- the fubp3 gene encoding far upstream element-binding protein 3 isoform X5 yields MMMMAELVQGQASVAQPGTKDDFADTIRRVRQMAAKMGGDQMPNMNSSPPVIDHSLYGFGGQKRSLDNGVGNHLGAMVHQRALATEDYKVPDKMVGFIIGKGGEQISRIQLESGCKIQIASDSGGMLDRPCTLTGSPENIDQAKRLLSEIVEQCRYGPGFHCDMDGSSIQQILIPANKVGLVIGKGGETIKQLQERTGVQMIMIQDDPMPTGADKPLRITGDPHKVQQARELVVKLIRDKDQGDFRVGRADFGSKMGGSSLDVVVPRFAVGIIIGRNGEMIKKIQNDAGVRIQFKQDDGVSPDRIAQVMGQPDHCHHAVHLINELVQTAQERDGFGGVIGRRGRSDCNMGSSGGLQEVTYAVPADKCGLVIGKGGETIKNIKEQSRAHVELQRNPPPNTDPNVRIFSIRGTPQQLEKARQLIDERIGGPGMGGNSSFGMNPYNQGPTTPPQHGAQTFMTGGGWGTTFQIWQPQGQQQQQQQQQQQEHSQQNQAQSTAPEYNKSWGQTAGPGSQQTSNPDYNAWVDFYRQPMAYFNQGAQQTQAQGLQDH; encoded by the exons atgatgatgatggcggaGCTGGTTCAGGGACAGGCCTCGGTGGCTCAGCCCGGAACGAAAGATGACTTCGCAGACACGATACGCCGGGTTCGACAG ATGGCAGCCAAGATGGGAGGAGACCAGATGCCCAACATGAACAGTTCCCCTCCAGTCATAGACCACTCCCTCTATGGCTTTGGAGGTCAAAAACGTTCACTAGACAATGGAG tAGGAAACCACCTTGGTGCAATGGTACATCAAAG GGCTCTTGCTACAGAAGACTACAAAGTGCCTGATAAGATGGTGGGATTCA TCattggaaaaggaggagaacagATCTCAAGAATTCAGCTGGAATCGGGTTGTAAGATCCAAATTGCTTCAG ACAGTGGAGGCATGTTGGACAGGCCCTGCACATTGACTGGAAGCCCAGAAAACATTGA TCAGGCCAAGAGGCTGTTGAGTGAGATTGTGGAGCAGTGTCGGTATGGTCCAGGCTTTCACTGTGACATGGACGGCAGTTCAATCCAACAGATCCTCATCCCCGCTAACAAAGTTGGCCTTGTCATCGGCAAAGGAGGAGAGACCATCAAACAACTGCAG gagaggacaggagtgCAGATGATAATGATTCAGGATGACCCCATGCCCACTGGAGCAGACAAGCCCCTGAGAATCACTGGGGATCCCCACAAAGTGCAG CAAGCTCGTGAACTTGTGGTAAAGCTCATCCGAGACAAGGACCAAGGAGACTTCAGGGTTGGCAGGGCAGACTTTGGATCCAAAATGGGGGGAAGCAGTCTGGAT GTGGTTGTGCCCAGATTTGCTGTCGGCATCATCATCGGCAGGAACGGAGAAATGATCAAGAAGATTCAGAATGATGCCGGGGTCAGGATCCAGTTCAAACAAG ATGATGGAGTCAGTCCTGACCGAATTGCTCAGGTGATGGGCCAGCCAGACCACTGCCACCATGCGGTCCACCTCATCAATGAACTGGTTCAAACTGCTCAg GAGCGAGATGGATTTGGAGGTGTAATCGGACGTCGGGGGCGAAGTGACTGTAACATGGGGAGCTCTGGAGGACTGCAGGAGGTGACATATGCTGTTCCTGCCGATAAGTGTGGACTAGTGATTGGCAAAG GTGGAGAAACCATCAAGAACATCAAAGAGCAGTCTCGTGCCCACGTGGAGCTACAGAGAAACCCACCGCCCAACACCGACCCCAACGTGCGCATCTTCTCCATCCGAGGCACCCCTCAGCAGTTGGAAAAGGCCCGCCAGCTGATCGATGAGAGAATTGGG GGCCCAGGAATGGGGGGCAACAGCAGCTTCGGTATGAATCCCTACAACCAAGGACCAACCACTCCTCCTCAACA TGGGGCTCAGACGTTCATGACTGGAGGAGGGTGGGGTACAACCTTTCAAATTTGGCAGCCTCaaggccaacaacaacaacaacaacaacaacaacaacaggagcaCA GTCAGCAAAACCAAGCCCAGAGCACTGCTCCTGAATACAACAAGTCTTGGG GCCAGACAGCTGGTCCTGGTTCTCAGCAGACCTCTAATCCTGACTACAACGCCTGGGTGGACTTCTACAGACAGCCCATGGCCTACTTCAACCAGGGCGCGCAGCAAACACAAGCCCAGGGCCTTCAG GATCATTAA
- the fubp3 gene encoding far upstream element-binding protein 3 isoform X2: MMMMAELVQGQASVAQPGTKDDFADTIRRVRQMAAKMGGDQMPNMNSSPPVIDHSLYGFGGQKRSLDNGVGNHLGAMVHQRALATEDYKVPDKMVGFIIGKGGEQISRIQLESGCKIQIASDSGGMLDRPCTLTGSPENIDQAKRLLSEIVEQCRYGPGFHCDMDGSSIQQILIPANKVGLVIGKGGETIKQLQERTGVQMIMIQDDPMPTGADKPLRITGDPHKVQQARELVVKLIRDKDQGDFRVGRADFGSKMGGSSLDVVVPRFAVGIIIGRNGEMIKKIQNDAGVRIQFKQDDGVSPDRIAQVMGQPDHCHHAVHLINELVQTAQERDGFGGVIGRRGRSDCNMGSSGGLQEVTYAVPADKCGLVIGKGGETIKNIKEQSRAHVELQRNPPPNTDPNVRIFSIRGTPQQLEKARQLIDERIGGPGMGGNSSFGMNPYNQGPTTPPQHGAQTFMTGGGWGTTFQIWQPQGQQQQQQQQQQQEHSHNGSQTSQMDWEQYYKKLGQQNQAQSTAPEYNKSWGQTAGPGSQQTSNPDYNAWVDFYRQPMAYFNQGAQQTQAQGLQDH, encoded by the exons atgatgatgatggcggaGCTGGTTCAGGGACAGGCCTCGGTGGCTCAGCCCGGAACGAAAGATGACTTCGCAGACACGATACGCCGGGTTCGACAG ATGGCAGCCAAGATGGGAGGAGACCAGATGCCCAACATGAACAGTTCCCCTCCAGTCATAGACCACTCCCTCTATGGCTTTGGAGGTCAAAAACGTTCACTAGACAATGGAG tAGGAAACCACCTTGGTGCAATGGTACATCAAAG GGCTCTTGCTACAGAAGACTACAAAGTGCCTGATAAGATGGTGGGATTCA TCattggaaaaggaggagaacagATCTCAAGAATTCAGCTGGAATCGGGTTGTAAGATCCAAATTGCTTCAG ACAGTGGAGGCATGTTGGACAGGCCCTGCACATTGACTGGAAGCCCAGAAAACATTGA TCAGGCCAAGAGGCTGTTGAGTGAGATTGTGGAGCAGTGTCGGTATGGTCCAGGCTTTCACTGTGACATGGACGGCAGTTCAATCCAACAGATCCTCATCCCCGCTAACAAAGTTGGCCTTGTCATCGGCAAAGGAGGAGAGACCATCAAACAACTGCAG gagaggacaggagtgCAGATGATAATGATTCAGGATGACCCCATGCCCACTGGAGCAGACAAGCCCCTGAGAATCACTGGGGATCCCCACAAAGTGCAG CAAGCTCGTGAACTTGTGGTAAAGCTCATCCGAGACAAGGACCAAGGAGACTTCAGGGTTGGCAGGGCAGACTTTGGATCCAAAATGGGGGGAAGCAGTCTGGAT GTGGTTGTGCCCAGATTTGCTGTCGGCATCATCATCGGCAGGAACGGAGAAATGATCAAGAAGATTCAGAATGATGCCGGGGTCAGGATCCAGTTCAAACAAG ATGATGGAGTCAGTCCTGACCGAATTGCTCAGGTGATGGGCCAGCCAGACCACTGCCACCATGCGGTCCACCTCATCAATGAACTGGTTCAAACTGCTCAg GAGCGAGATGGATTTGGAGGTGTAATCGGACGTCGGGGGCGAAGTGACTGTAACATGGGGAGCTCTGGAGGACTGCAGGAGGTGACATATGCTGTTCCTGCCGATAAGTGTGGACTAGTGATTGGCAAAG GTGGAGAAACCATCAAGAACATCAAAGAGCAGTCTCGTGCCCACGTGGAGCTACAGAGAAACCCACCGCCCAACACCGACCCCAACGTGCGCATCTTCTCCATCCGAGGCACCCCTCAGCAGTTGGAAAAGGCCCGCCAGCTGATCGATGAGAGAATTGGG GGCCCAGGAATGGGGGGCAACAGCAGCTTCGGTATGAATCCCTACAACCAAGGACCAACCACTCCTCCTCAACA TGGGGCTCAGACGTTCATGACTGGAGGAGGGTGGGGTACAACCTTTCAAATTTGGCAGCCTCaaggccaacaacaacaacaacaacaacaacaacaacaggagcaCA GTCACAATGGATCCCAGACGAGCCAGATGGACTGGGAGCAGTATTATAAAAAGCTAG GTCAGCAAAACCAAGCCCAGAGCACTGCTCCTGAATACAACAAGTCTTGGG GCCAGACAGCTGGTCCTGGTTCTCAGCAGACCTCTAATCCTGACTACAACGCCTGGGTGGACTTCTACAGACAGCCCATGGCCTACTTCAACCAGGGCGCGCAGCAAACACAAGCCCAGGGCCTTCAG GATCATTAA
- the LOC117740799 gene encoding PR domain zinc finger protein 12-like: MGSVLPADALALKSGFKCPSRSLSDVITSDILHSFLYGRWRNVLGEHLAEERQSGSPKTAFTAEVLAQSFVGEVQKLSSLVLPSEVIIAQSSIPGEGLGIFSKTWIKAGTEMGPFTGRVLSPEHVDLLKNNNLMWEVFNEDGTVRYFIDASQEDQRSWMTYIKCARNEQEQNLEVVQIGSSIFYKASETIPPDQELLVWYGNTHNTFLGIPGVPGIDEEHLKKSRNEDSHSCEGPSSCSPPAPTTTAGRMRCVICHRGFNSRSNLRSHMRIHTLDKPFVCRFCNRRFSQSSTLRNHVRLHTGERPYKCHVCQSAYSQLAGLRAHQKSARHKPAAHAADASSKVSPPPPQMTAMSHHHMPLVHHIPTMVL, encoded by the exons ATGGGCTCCGTGCTACCCGCCGACGCTTTGGCTCTCAAGTCTGGATTTAAGTGTCCGAGCCGCTCGCTGTCAGACGTGATCACCTCGGACATCCTGCACAGCTTCCTGTACGGCAGGTGGAGGAACGTGCTGGGCGAACACCTGGCGGAGGAGCGGCAGAGCGGCAGCCCCAAGACCGCCTTCACCGCCGAGGTGCTGGCTCAGTCCTTCGTCGGAG AGGTGCAGAAGCTGTCCAGCCTGGTGCTGCCCAGTGAAGTGATCATCGCTCAGAGCTCGATCCCTGGAGAAGGTCTGGGCATCTTCTCAAAGACCTGGATCAAAGCGGGGACTGAGATGGGCCCCTTCACAGGGAGAGTCCTGTCCCCTGAACACGTGGACCTGCTCAAGAACAACAACCTCATGTGGGAG GTGTTCAATGAGGACGGCACGGTGCGCTACTTCATCGATGCCAGCCAGGAGGACCAACGCAGCTGGATGACTTACATCAAGTGCGCCCGGAATGAACAAGAGCAAAACCTGGAGGTGGTGCAGATCGGCAGCAGCATCTTCTACAAGGCGTCGGAG ACGATCCCGCCAGACCAGGAGCTTCTTGTCTGGTATGGAAACACCCACAACACGTTCCTGGGAATCCCTGGAGTTCCGGGAATAGATGAAGAACACCTGAAGAAAAGCAGGAATG AAGACTCCCACTCCTGCGAGGGCCCTTCCTCTTGCTCCCCACCCGCACCCACGACCACCGCGGGTCGGATGCGCTGCGTCATCTGCCACCGCGGCTTTAACTCCCGCAGCAACCTGCGCTCCCACATGCGCATCCACACTCTGGACAAGCCCTTCGTCTGCCGCTTCTGCAACCGCCGCTTCAGCCAGTCGTCCACCCTCCGGAACCACGTGCGCCTGCACACCGGGGAGCGGCCCTACAAGTGTCACGTCTGTCAGAGCGCCTACTCGCAGCTGGCGGGCCTGAGGGCGCATCAGAAGAGCGCGCGGCACAAACCGGCGGCGCACGCAGCCGACGCGTCGTCCAAAgtatctcctcctcccccacagaTGACGGCCATGTCCCACCACCATATGCCCCTGGTGCACCACATCCCCACCATGGTGCTATGA